CCGGAGGAAGTCACGATTGCCTCCGTGATCTGCGGCGAGGGGAAGATGCGCAGTGCGTCTCGCCCTACTGGTGCTTTTGTTCAACGGGCCGGCTCATGGATATGAGCTCAAGCAGGCTCTTGAGAAGCTCATGGGTGCAGCTTACCCTCAGCCCAACATCGGTCAGATTTATGTCACTCTCGGTCGCCTCGAGAACGCAGGTCTGATCAAAGGGGAAGACGTCGCCCAATCCAATCGGCCGAACAAACGCATCTACGAGCTCACCGAAGCCGGGCGCGAGGTGGCGGCTGACTGGTTTGAGGAGCCGGCCGCGCCGAAGGTGCGGGACGACTTCTTCATGAAGCTGGCGCTCGCCCACGAGACGGGCGCGGCCGACCGGATCAGTTTGA
The Streptomyces lunaelactis genome window above contains:
- a CDS encoding PadR family transcriptional regulator, with the translated sequence MRLALLVLLFNGPAHGYELKQALEKLMGAAYPQPNIGQIYVTLGRLENAGLIKGEDVAQSNRPNKRIYELTEAGREVAADWFEEPAAPKVRDDFFMKLALAHETGAADRISLINKQRRYCLNAMRDLSKLAASEDRDKRISQLLIEGAMLHLQADLDWLERCQEELE